CGAGCGAGTCGACGACCTCACCTGCCCCGGCGCGCGCGGCACCGAGGTCGAGGATGACGATGTTGGTGCTCACCGAGGCCGGGTCGACGACGCCGGGCAGGACGTCCGCGCAGGCCTCGGCCAGCCGGCGAGCGCGAGCGTGGTCGTCGGCCAGCCGGCTGACGTGGTGGTCGAGCGCGTAGAGGCCGGCAGCAGCCAGGATGCCCGCCTGGCGCATGCCGGCGCCGTAGCGCTTGCGCCACACCCGGGCCTGCGCGACCAGGTCGGCCGAGCCCACGAGCACCGAGCCGACGGGTGCACCCAGACCCTTGCTCAGGCACACCGACACGGTGTCGAACAACCCGCCCCACTCGACGAGCGACTCGCCGGTGGCGACATGGGCGTTCCACAACCGCGCGCCGTCAAGGTGCAGCCGCACGCCGGTGCCCTCGACGCCCGCCCGCAAGGCCTTCGCCTGCTCCAGCGACTGCACCGTGCCGCCACCGAAGTTGTGGGTGTTCTCGACCGCGATGGCCGCGGTCGAGACGAGGTACGGCCCGGCGTCCGGCTGCATCATCGCCAGCGGCAGCGCCGCGTCCAGCCGGCCGTCGCCGCTGTGCCAGGTGCGGGTGGTGATGCCGCTGAGAGCCGCCGCTGCGCCCAGCTCCGCGCGCACGACGTGTGCGGTGACGTCGCAGAGCAGCTCCTTGCCGGGCGGCACGAGCATCCGCAGGCCCAGCTGGTTGGCCAGCGAACCCGAGGGGGTGAACAGCCCCGCCTCGTGCCCCAGCAGCCCAGCCACCCGCCGCTCGAGGCTGTTGACCGTGGGGTCCTCGCCGTAGACGTCGTCGCCCACGGGCGCCTCAGCCATGGCCCGGCGCATCGCCGGCACCGGCCGTGTCACGGTGTCGCTGCGCAGGTCGACGACCCCTGCTCCCCCTGCGGCGCTCATCTCAGCGCTCCCCCAGCATCTCCGCGACGAGGAACGCGACCTCGAGGCTCTGCTGGTGGTTGAGCCGCGGGTCGCACACCGACTCGTACCGCATGGCGAGGCCTTCCTCGTCGATCTGCTCGTAGCCCCCGAGGCACTCGGTGACGTCCGAGCCGGTGAGCTCGAGGTGCACGCCACCCGGCACGGTACCCAGCGCCTTGTGCACCTCGAAGAAGCCACGCAGCTCCTCGATGATGTCGTCGAACCGGCGCGTCTTGTAGCCCGACGGCGACTCGAAACCGTTGCCGTGCATGGGATCGCAGATCCACAGCACCTGGCCCTCGGCCGACGCGACGGTCTCGACGAGCGCTGGCAGCGCGTCGCGGATGCGCTCGGCGCCCATGCGGCTGATGAAGGTGAGGCGACCGGGCTCGCGGTCGGGATCGAGCTTGTCGATGAGCCGCAGGACGTCGTCGGCGGAGGTCTTGGGGCCCAGCTTGACGCCGATCGGGTTGCGCACGCGCGAGAGCAGGTCGACGTGCGCACCGTCGAGCTGGCGGGTGCGCTCACCGATCCACACGAAGTGCCCCGAGACGTCGTAGGGGTCGCCGGTGCGCGAGTCGATGCGCGTGAGCGCCCGCTCGTACTCCAGGATCAACGCCTCGTGGCTCGCGTAGAAGGCGACCGTGCGCAGCGCGTCGAAGTCGGCGCCGCACGCGTCCATGAAGCGCATGGCCTTGTCGATGTCGCGGGCCATGACCTCGTAACGAGCCTTGGCGGTGTTGCCGACGAAACCACGGTTCCACTCGTGCACCTGGCGCAGGTCGGCGAAGCCACCCTGGGTGAACGCGCGGATGAGGTTCAGCGTCGAGCTGCTCGCGTGGTAGGCCTGCACGAGCCGCGCCGGGTCGTGCCGGCGCGCCTCGGCGGTGAACGCGTAGTCGTTGACGGCGTCGCCGCGGTAGGCAGGCAGGCTCACGCCGTCGCGCGTCTCGACGTCGCTGCTGCGCGGCTTGGCGAACTGGCCCGCCATCCGGCCGAGCTTGACCACCGGCAGGCTCGCGCCGTACGTCAGCACGACGGCCATCTGCAGGATCGTCTTGATCCGGTCGCGGATGTCGTCGGCATTCGTGCCACTGAAGGTCTCGGCGCAGTCCCCACCCTGCAGCACGAAGGCCTCACCGCGGGCGGCGGCCGCCAGCCGGGCCCGCAGCTCGTCGCACTCTCCCGCGAACACCAGCGGCGGGCTCTTGCGCAGCGTCTGCACCGCCTGCGCGAGCGCGGCGTCGTCGCCCCACGTCGGCTGCTGGGCGGCCGGCATCGAGCGCCAGGCGTCCAGGCCCTCGAGCACGCGGCGCTCGCGGTCGGCGGTGGCCTGGTCGCCCAGGGTGCTCACGCTGTCGAGGCTCACGGTCCCAGGGTAGGCGCGCCCCCGAACCCTCCCGCGCGCGGTCCGGATGACGGGACGTCGGTGAGGCGTCAGCCGAAGAAGGTCTCGACCTCGGCGTAGCGCTCGGGCGGCACGGTCTTGAGCTCGGCGGTGGCCTCAGACAGCGGGACGCGCACGATGTCGGTGCCGCGCAAGGCGACCATCAGGCCGAAGTCGCCCTCGTGCGCGGCGTCGATGGCCTGCAGCCCGAACCGCGTCGAGAGCACCCGGTCGTAGGCGGTGGGCGTCCCGCCGCGCTGCACGTGGCCGAGCACCACGGCCCGCGTCTCGTGACCGGTGCGCTGCTCGATCTCGGCGGCCAGCCACGTGCCCACGCCGCCGAGCCGGACGTGCCCGAAGGCGTCGGTCTCACCAGTGGCCAGCACCTCCGCGCCCCCCTCGGGCACCGCACCCTCGGCCACCACGATGATCGAGGCGTGGCCGCGCTCGAACCGCGAGCGCACCCAGCCGCAGACGGTGTCGACGTCGAACGGCGTCTCGGGGATCAGGATGCCGTTCGCGCCACCCGCGAGGCCCGAGTGCAACGCGATCCAGCCTGCGTGGCGACCCATCACCTCGACGACGAGCGCGCGGTGGTGCGACTCGGCGGTGGTGCGCAGCCGGTCGACCGCCTCGGTGGCGATGGAGACGGCGGTGTCGAAGCCGAAGGTGTAGTCGGTGGCACCGAGGTCGTTGTCGATGGTCTTGGGCACGCCGACCACCGGGATGCCGTCGTCGGTGAGCCGCTTGGCCACGCCGAGGGTGTCCTCGCCGCCGATGGCGATGAGCGCGTCGACGCCGGCCGCCTCGAGGTTCTGGCGGATCTGCTCGACGCCGCCGTCGACCTTGTAGGGGTTGGTGCGCGAGGAGCCGAGGATGGTGCCGCCGCGAGAGAGGACGTCCTCGACGTCCTCCTCGACGAGGGGGCGCGAGCGGCCCTCGAGCGGGCCGCGCCAGCCGTCCTGGAAGCCGACGAACTCGTGCCCGAGCCGACTGCCCTTGAGGACCACGGCGCGGATGACGGCGTTGAGGCCGGGGCAGTCTCCCCCGCCGGTGAGCAGACCGATGCGCATGCCCTCACCCTAGCCACGTCGATCGCGCCGCAGTCACCCGCCGACCACGTCGCGGACACCCACCGCCGCTAGGGTCACGCCATGACGTTCTCGATCGTGGGTCGCGACGGTGACGCGTACGGCGTCGCCGTGGCCAGCAAGTTCCTCGCCGTGGGCTACGCGGTTCCGGGTGCGCGAGCCGGAGTGGGCGCGATCGCCACCCAGGCCTACGCCAACCTGGCCTACCGCCCCCAGGGTCTCGACCTGCTCGCCGGCGGGGCGTCCAGCCGCGACGTCGTCGAGCGGCTGACGGGCGCCGACGACGGCCGCGACCAGCGGCAGGTGGGCGTGGTGTCGGCGAGCGACGCCGCGACGTTCACCGGCCCGGCCTGCCACGACTGGGCCGGCGGTCGCGCGGGCGACGACTACGCGGTGCAGGGCAACATCCTCGTCGGCGAGCAGGTGGTCGAGGCGATGGAGGCAGCGTGGACGGCGTCCGCCGGGTCGCCGATCAGCCAGCGGCTGCTCGCCGCGCTGCGGGCCGGCGACGAGGCGGGCGGTGACCGGCGGGGCCGGCAGAGCGCCGCGATCGTCGTGGTGCGCCCGGGCGCCGGCTACGGCGGGGACGACACCGCGCTCGACCTGCGGGTCGACGACCACGAGCAGCCGGTGGCCGAGCTCGAGCGCCTGGCCGCGCTGCACGAGCTGTACTTCGGCGAGCCCGACCCGCAGGCGCTGCTGCCGCTCGAGGGTGAGGTGGCCGACGAGGTGCGCTCGCTGCTCGCACGGCTCGGCCACGAGGGCGGCGACCTCGACGCCCTGCTCGACGACTGGGCCGGGTCGGCGAACTTCGAGATGCGCCTGCGTCCGGGGCGCATCGACCCTGTCGTGCTCGAGCAGCTGCGCCTCGGCCGCACCTGAGCTGACGCGGGCCGGACGTCAGGCGGCTGCGCTCAGGCGGCTGCGCTCAGGCGGCTGCGCTCAGGCGGTCGCGAGCGGCGTCGAGGCGGCGGCGTCCGGGGCGTCCAGCTCGGCGGCGAGCGCGTCGGCCTGTCGCACGAACAGGTGCGCCTCCCGCTGCTCGGCGAGCGTGCGCGCCGCGCCGATCGTCGCGAGCACGGCTTGCGCCGGCTCGCCGCGTGCTCGCTGCAGCCGGGCCTGCACGAGCAGGACGAGCGGCTCGTCGGCTCGCTGGCCGTGCCGTTCCATCGACGCCCTCGCCTGCGCCAGCGCGCCGTCGGCGTCGTCCAGCCGGCCCGACACCAGCAGCGCCTCGGCGAGCAGCGCCAGGTTGCCGGGCTCGCCGGTGAGCGTGCCCGTGTGCCGGATGTCGGTCACCACCTGCTCGAGCTCGTGGCACGCGTGCGCGGCCTCCGCCGCCGCGTCCGGCGCCCCGTCGCGCATCGCCAGCAGGGCGACGGCCCACCAGTACTCGACCAGGATCAGTGTGCCGAGGAACGGGAAGCTGCCGTCGGGGTCGGCCTGCAGGCCGCGCCGCGCGGTGGCGAGAGCGCGGTCGACGTCACCCACCAGCGACTCGGTGATCGCACCGAACTGCGCCCACAGCACGGTGCGGTAGGGGTCGCCGACAGCGCCGCGTTCGAGCCCGGCGAGCGTGGCGCGGGCGGCGTCCACCTCGCCGTGCAGGGCCTGCACGATGCCCACGAACGCGGGCAGGAGCAGCTCGAGGTCGAACCGCATGACGTCACCGCGCACGAGGTCGGCGTGCGCTGCGGCGATGGCGGTCGCGCGCTGCAGGCAGCGGTGGGCCTCGCCGATGCGGCCGCGGTCCCAGTGGTCGATGCCGGACGCGAGGGCTGCGTAGAGGTGGAGCACGGGGTCGGCGCGGCCGTCGACGTACTCGCGCAACGCCTCGACGCAGCGCGCGCTCTCGTCGAGCCGCAGCGACTGCGACGCGGCCGCCCACCTGGCGTACAGCAGGTGCCCGACGTCGCGCGGGCGGTCGAGGCGACGCGCGAGCTGCTCACCTCGGGTGAACCACTCGGGGTCGCCGCCCGCGTAGCCCACGCGGGCGGAGGCGACGGCGGCCAGTGCCGTCAACGCCTGCAGCTCCAGCGCGTCGAGCTGCGCGGACCGCGCCACCCCGGCCGCCAGCTCCAGATGCTGTTGGGCTGCGGTGTGCGCGTTCTTGGCGAGAGCCGCCTGCGCCGCGGCCAGCAGCGCGCCCGCCGTGCGCTCGGGGTCGGCGAGCGGGCCGGCCGACCACAGATGGAAGGCCAGCGGTTCGACGGCGGAGTCGGGGTGCACGGCCGCGAAGGCGTCGGCCACCTGCAGGTGCAGGCGGGGCGCGCTCAGCGGCGCAGTGGTGCTGATCACGGCGTCGCGGACGAGGTCGTGGGCGAACCGCCACCAGCCGGCCCGCTGCGGGTGACTCACGAGCACGCCGTCGTCGACCGCGGGCCCGAGCCGCTCGTAGGTGCTCGCCAGCGTGTCACCTGCGGCCGCCGCCAGCACCCGCAGGTCGACGTCGCGGCCCGACACCGCCGCCAGCCGCAGCAGGTCGACGCAGTCC
This window of the Angustibacter sp. Root456 genome carries:
- a CDS encoding low specificity L-threonine aldolase, which encodes MSAAGGAGVVDLRSDTVTRPVPAMRRAMAEAPVGDDVYGEDPTVNSLERRVAGLLGHEAGLFTPSGSLANQLGLRMLVPPGKELLCDVTAHVVRAELGAAAALSGITTRTWHSGDGRLDAALPLAMMQPDAGPYLVSTAAIAVENTHNFGGGTVQSLEQAKALRAGVEGTGVRLHLDGARLWNAHVATGESLVEWGGLFDTVSVCLSKGLGAPVGSVLVGSADLVAQARVWRKRYGAGMRQAGILAAAGLYALDHHVSRLADDHARARRLAEACADVLPGVVDPASVSTNIVILDLGAARAGAGEVVDSLAAQGVLASAFGPQRIRLVTHLDVDDDATDRAARALRQALSA
- a CDS encoding class II 3-deoxy-7-phosphoheptulonate synthase produces the protein MLEGLDAWRSMPAAQQPTWGDDAALAQAVQTLRKSPPLVFAGECDELRARLAAAARGEAFVLQGGDCAETFSGTNADDIRDRIKTILQMAVVLTYGASLPVVKLGRMAGQFAKPRSSDVETRDGVSLPAYRGDAVNDYAFTAEARRHDPARLVQAYHASSSTLNLIRAFTQGGFADLRQVHEWNRGFVGNTAKARYEVMARDIDKAMRFMDACGADFDALRTVAFYASHEALILEYERALTRIDSRTGDPYDVSGHFVWIGERTRQLDGAHVDLLSRVRNPIGVKLGPKTSADDVLRLIDKLDPDREPGRLTFISRMGAERIRDALPALVETVASAEGQVLWICDPMHGNGFESPSGYKTRRFDDIIEELRGFFEVHKALGTVPGGVHLELTGSDVTECLGGYEQIDEEGLAMRYESVCDPRLNHQQSLEVAFLVAEMLGER
- a CDS encoding 6-phosphofructokinase — its product is MRIGLLTGGGDCPGLNAVIRAVVLKGSRLGHEFVGFQDGWRGPLEGRSRPLVEEDVEDVLSRGGTILGSSRTNPYKVDGGVEQIRQNLEAAGVDALIAIGGEDTLGVAKRLTDDGIPVVGVPKTIDNDLGATDYTFGFDTAVSIATEAVDRLRTTAESHHRALVVEVMGRHAGWIALHSGLAGGANGILIPETPFDVDTVCGWVRSRFERGHASIIVVAEGAVPEGGAEVLATGETDAFGHVRLGGVGTWLAAEIEQRTGHETRAVVLGHVQRGGTPTAYDRVLSTRFGLQAIDAAHEGDFGLMVALRGTDIVRVPLSEATAELKTVPPERYAEVETFFG
- a CDS encoding DUF1028 domain-containing protein, translating into MTFSIVGRDGDAYGVAVASKFLAVGYAVPGARAGVGAIATQAYANLAYRPQGLDLLAGGASSRDVVERLTGADDGRDQRQVGVVSASDAATFTGPACHDWAGGRAGDDYAVQGNILVGEQVVEAMEAAWTASAGSPISQRLLAALRAGDEAGGDRRGRQSAAIVVVRPGAGYGGDDTALDLRVDDHEQPVAELERLAALHELYFGEPDPQALLPLEGEVADEVRSLLARLGHEGGDLDALLDDWAGSANFEMRLRPGRIDPVVLEQLRLGRT